A genomic segment from Malus domestica chromosome 05, GDT2T_hap1 encodes:
- the LOC103446944 gene encoding probable galactinol--sucrose galactosyltransferase 2: protein MDRRLVQSIPSQKGGLSRLPKDKSFSVALRVIQCDVFTISPIKVYKQNIEFAAIGLLNMYNSCGAVEAVECFIQNSSSEIHI, encoded by the exons ATGGACAGGAGATTGGTGCAGTCTATTCCTTCGCAAAAG GGCGGTCTGTCTCGGTTACCAAAGGACAAGTCATTTAGCGTAGCATTAAGAGTCATCCAGTGCGATGTCTTTACTATATCTCCTATTAAG GTTTACAagcaaaacattgaatttgcaGCGATTGGATTATTGAACATGTACAATTCGTGTGGAGCTGTTGAAGCAGTTGAGTGCTTTATTCAAAATTCTAGCAGTGAAATACACATCTAG
- the LOC103446945 gene encoding ras-related protein RABB1c, protein MSYAYLFKYIIIGDTGVGKSCLLLQFTDKRFQPVHDLTIGVEFGARMITIDNKPIKLQIWDTAGQESFRSITRSYYRGAAGALLVYDITRRETFNHLASWLEDARQHANANMTIMLIGNKCDLAHRRAVSTEEGEQFAKEHGLIFMEASAKTAQNVEEAFIKTAATIYKKIQDGVFDVSNESYGIKVGYGGIPGPSGGRDGASSQAGGCCS, encoded by the exons ATGTCTTACGCGTATTTGTTCAAGTACATTATCATCGGCGATACTG GAGTTGGAAAATCATGCCTTCTTCTTCAGTTCACCGACAAGAGGTTTCAGCCAGTGCACGATTTAACTATTGGCGTTGAGTTTGGAGCCAGGATGATCACCATCGACAACAAACCTATCAAGCTCCAAATCTGGGACAcg gcTGGCCAAGAGTCTTTCAGATCCATAACACGGTCCTACTATAGAGGGGCAGCTGGTGCCTTGCTTGTCTATGACATCACCAG GAGGGAAACTTTTAATCACTTGGCTAGCTGGTTGGAGGACGCGAGGCAACATGCAAATGCAAACATGACAATTATGCTCATTGGTAATAAGTGCGATCTAGCTCACAGACGGGCTGTGAGCACAGAGGAAGGGGAGCAGTTTGCAAAGGAGCACGGCTTGATCTTCATGGAGGCGTCTGCTAAAACTGCTCAGAATGTTGAGGAG GCATTTATAAAAACTGCTGCAACCATATACAAAAAGATTCAAGATGGAGTGTTTGATGTATCAAATGAG TCTTATGGCATAAAAGTTGGATATGGTGGAATTCCAGGACCATCAGGAGGCAGAGATGGCGCTTCCTCTCAAGCTGGAGGCTGTTGTAGTTGA